In one Neobacillus sp. WH10 genomic region, the following are encoded:
- a CDS encoding GNAT family N-acetyltransferase: MDIWKTNGFSISTNKEHLDVDVVHHFLSHVAYWSKGIAKETVIKSIEHTALCFGVYKGEVDHGGSHQVGFARVISDLATFAYLSDVFILPEYRKLGLSKWLMDIISNHHELQDVRRFMLATNDAHSLYQKYGFEEISNPERLMQKVRQSPYQQ; the protein is encoded by the coding sequence ATGGATATTTGGAAAACAAACGGATTCTCTATTTCTACTAATAAAGAACATTTAGATGTGGACGTAGTTCACCATTTTTTAAGTCATGTAGCATACTGGTCAAAGGGGATCGCAAAAGAAACAGTCATCAAGTCAATTGAACATACTGCTTTATGTTTTGGGGTTTATAAAGGTGAGGTTGATCATGGAGGCAGTCATCAAGTCGGATTTGCTAGAGTGATATCAGATTTAGCTACATTTGCCTATCTTTCCGATGTGTTTATTTTACCTGAATATCGTAAATTGGGATTATCTAAATGGTTAATGGATATTATTAGTAACCATCACGAACTACAAGATGTTCGTAGGTTCATGCTAGCTACTAACGATGCTCATTCCTTATATCAAAAGTATGGTTTCGAAGAGATTAGCAATCCAGAGCGACTCATGCAAAAAGTTCGCCAATCTCCGTACCAGCAGTAA
- a CDS encoding DinB family protein, whose translation MQIFDYHLWANKLVLKHLKELPGEVRFQEVQSVFPTIYDTIFHMYQVDYVWLRVLKGDSFDSIIQSVTRLQDEKLERSLEKLEQNYLQLSAEYRDFIDGHENLNAITTIHHPSYGTLKASYFELLQHVVNHGTYHRGNITAILRQQGYKGTQTDYVFYLYQIQK comes from the coding sequence GTGCAAATTTTTGATTATCATTTATGGGCCAATAAACTTGTTCTTAAACATTTAAAAGAGCTGCCAGGTGAGGTTCGTTTTCAAGAGGTACAAAGTGTCTTCCCTACAATATATGATACTATTTTTCACATGTATCAGGTTGATTACGTCTGGCTGCGTGTACTTAAAGGGGACAGTTTTGACAGTATCATCCAAAGTGTCACGCGATTACAAGATGAAAAATTGGAAAGAAGCTTGGAAAAATTAGAACAAAATTACCTTCAATTAAGCGCGGAGTACCGAGATTTTATTGATGGACATGAAAATCTAAATGCGATTACTACTATTCACCATCCAAGTTATGGGACATTGAAAGCGAGTTACTTTGAATTGCTTCAGCACGTTGTGAATCATGGTACCTACCATCGTGGAAATATTACTGCAATTCTTAGACAACAGGGATATAAGGGAACTCAAACCGATTATGTGTTTTACTTATATCAAATACAGAAATAA